TTCTTATAGACATTAACAATATTTGTTCATTAAAATGAAAGAAACAAATTAAAATAAAATCTAAAAGACTTACTTTTACCTAGATTTTGATGAAAAAAATTCAATAAATATGAGCATTGTCTATAAGAAATTTCAAAAATGAATTTAATTCCTATTACTTATAAACCTAAAAATATTAATCAAAGAAAAAATATTAGTCATTTTAATTGATTTAGTTATTAGCTGTAATGTAGTTTGAAAATCATAATCATACTATTTTAAAAGAGTTACCATAGAAGGGTTTGCAATTAAAATGGGAAATAAAACCATGAAGCATGCAAATAAAAAAATATGAATTAATTGCAAAAGAAAATTTAAATATTAAATCAATTACAAAAAACAATAGAAAAGAATTTAGTCTTCTGCATGAAGTTGTGCAAGAACTTAACCTATGACGTTATACATGTAGTACATATACCTCTTATGAAAAAGATACTGATGAAAACGTTAATAAATTAATCAGATGATATTTACATAAGAAAACTAATTTTAAAAGATCCTAATATAATTTAAATATTAAATGAAATAAATAAATTTTTTCATTTGCAAAATTCTGAACTACAAATCAGCTTATGAATTTTAGAAACATTCGCTTAGAAGCTCTGCACTTCCAATTTTAATATGTATTTGAAAATTATTTTAATGTTTATTTGATAAAATAATTAAATAGAAAAAGGAAAAGCATGAAATGAAAAAAATTATAGCATTTAGTGATTGTGATGGAACTTTATTATTTGATGATTACAAGTTTTCTGATTATACAATTAACACAGTTAAAAATATTTATGAAAATGGAAGTTACTTAATTCCAGTTACAGCCAGAACTTTAAAAAACTTAAAAAATATAGCAAAACAATTAAAAATTGATGAGCTTGGGGGTATTATTGCTGGTAATAATGGAGCTCAAATTTTTGATTTTAAAACTGGAAAATATATACTAAATAAAACAGTAGACAAAAACATTATTAATGAAGTATTTGATTTATATTACACAGAAGCTGATGAAGAAAAAGAATGCAAAGTTAATTTTGCTTCTGAAGAAATTGTATATTCATTTGGTGAATCAGAAAACACCAAAAAATGAGCAGAAATTATGGAACAACAATTTAAAGTTATTTCAAAATCAAATGAAATTGTAGAAGATATCGTAAGTATTTCTATAATAACTAAAAAAGGAACAGATTTAGATACTTATTTACATCATTTTAATAAAATAAAATCAAAATATGGAAATGACTACAGAATTGATAATTACCATAACAGAGTAATAAGTATTGCTCCAAAAGATATTGATAAAGGATATGCTGTTGAAATAATTAATAAATATTTAAACAATACAGGTCAATAT
This is a stretch of genomic DNA from Mesoplasma coleopterae. It encodes these proteins:
- a CDS encoding HAD-IIB family hydrolase; this translates as MKKIIAFSDCDGTLLFDDYKFSDYTINTVKNIYENGSYLIPVTARTLKNLKNIAKQLKIDELGGIIAGNNGAQIFDFKTGKYILNKTVDKNIINEVFDLYYTEADEEKECKVNFASEEIVYSFGESENTKKWAEIMEQQFKVISKSNEIVEDIVSISIITKKGTDLDTYLHHFNKIKSKYGNDYRIDNYHNRVISIAPKDIDKGYAVEIINKYLNNTGQYETYGFGDSYNDFPLIAAVDYGIAMKNGLDELKETAYDITEYPNYQDGVARYINDKIFKK